The window CTGGCTTTTTGCAATGCTGACCGGCGATTGGGGGTTCTCCTTCGCCAGTCGGATCGACGTACTCGATCTTGTGCTGCAGCGGGTACCCGCCACTGTGTTCATCGCGGGCGCGGCGCAGATGGTGGCGGTGTGTGCCGCCATCCCGTTCGGTCTCTATGCGGGCCTGCGCCCGGGGTCGCTTTTCGACCGCGTCGCCAACCTGACGGCATTCATCGGTTTTTCCCTGCCCACCTTCTTCACCGGAATGATGATGATTCTGATTTTCGGCATCTACTTTCGGCTTTTTCCAACCGTCTACGAGGCGCGGATCGACGCGCAGGGACTGGAGTGGGTCTTTCTGCAACTGCGGCAAAGTCTGCTTCCCATTCTCGTCCTCGCCTCGGTTCAGTTCGGCGTCTACGTCCGTATCGTTCGGGCATCGGTGATCGATGTCAGTCGTCAGGAGTATGTGCGCACGGCGACCGCGAAGGGGCTCAAGCCGCGACGCG is drawn from Mesorhizobium sp. CAU 1732 and contains these coding sequences:
- a CDS encoding ABC transporter permease, which encodes MAVFFARRLALAIPSILGISVLLYLLLSAAPGDPFEALAGNPNIPPEVAAELRVRFGLDEPILSRYLSWLFAMLTGDWGFSFASRIDVLDLVLQRVPATVFIAGAAQMVAVCAAIPFGLYAGLRPGSLFDRVANLTAFIGFSLPTFFTGMMMILIFGIYFRLFPTVYEARIDAQGLEWVFLQLRQSLLPILVLASVQFGVYVRIVRASVIDVSRQEYVRTATAKGLKPRRVTWVHVLGNSLLPLVTMVALQMPSLFGGAIITEQIFRIPGVGSLLIESILSNDTPVIMAIAFISSILVVLFNIIADLVCMWIDPRIRRG